The following is a genomic window from Pseudomonas lurida.
CGGCAGCGAAGATGCCGCGTGGGCGCGAATACTTGAAGCTGCGGCCGATGATGTCGACGCCGTTGGCCAGCAGCGCGGCGGCCAGGGTGTCGCCTTCAAAGCCTTTGTAGGTCTGGCCGTTGAAGCTGAAGGTCAGCACCTTGTTGCGGTCGATGCGGCCACCGTTGGACAGGCGATTGATCTGGCTCATACCTTCTCTCCAGCGGCCTTGGCGGTGAATTGCGGCTTCTCGCCGATCTTGTAGGTTTCAAGAATTTCGTAGGTCAGGGTGTCGCGGGTCGCGTTGAAGTACTGGCGGCAACCGGCGGCGTGAATCCACAGCTCGTGGTGCAGGCCACGGGGGTTGTCGCGGAAGAACATGTAGTCGCCCCACTCTTCATCGGTGCAGGCGTTTGGGTCCAGCGGGCGCGGGATGTGCGCTTGGCCGGACGCGTGGAATTCCTCTTCGGAGCGCAGTTCGCCACAGTGAGGACAGAAGATATGCAACATAGGGAATTTCTCCTGTTAGTGGGCGACGGCCGCAGCGCCGTGTTCGTCGATCAACGCACCGTTGTGGAAACGGTCGATGGAAAAAGGCGCGGCCAGCGGGTGCATTTCACCCTTGGCGAGGCTGGCGGCAAACACGTTGCCTGAGCCCGGCGTGGCCTTGAAGCCACCGGTGCCCCAACCGCAGTTGAAGAACATGTTTGGCACGGGCGTCTTGGAGATGATCGGGCAGGCGTCGGGTGTGGTGTCGACGATGCCGCCCCATTGGCGGTTCATGCGCACGCGCGACAGCACCGGGAACATCTCGACGATGGCCTGGATGGTGTGTTCGATCACCGGGTATGAGCCGCGCTGGCCGTAGCCGTTGTAGCCGTCGATACCAGCACCGATCACCAGGTCACCCTTGTCGGACTGGCTGATGTAACCGTGCACGGCGTTGGACATGATCACGCTGTCGATGATCGGCTTGATCGGCTCCGACACCAGCGCTTGCAGCGGGTGGGATTCGATCGGCAGGCGGAACCCGGCGAGCGAAGCCATGTGCCCGGAGTTACCGGCGGTCACCACGCCGACGCGCTTGGCGCCGATAAAGCCCTTGTTGGTTTCCACGCCGATGCACACGCCGTTTTCCTTGCGAAAGCCGATCACTTCGGTCTGCTGGATCAAGTCCACGCCGAGTGCGTCGGCGGCACGCGCGAAGCCCCAGGCCACGGCATCGTGACGGGCCACGCCGCCGCGGCGTTGCACGGTGGCGCCGAGTACCGGGTAACGGGTGTTTTTCGAGCAGTCGAGGTACGGGATCTCGTCGGCCACTTGTTTGGCATTGAGCAGTTCGCCGTCCACACCGTTGAGGCGGTTGGCACTCACGCGGCGCTCGGAATCACGGATGTCCTGCAGGGTGTGGCACAGGTTGTAGACGCCGCGCTGGGAGAACATCACGTTGTA
Proteins encoded in this region:
- a CDS encoding sarcosine oxidase subunit delta, with the translated sequence MLHIFCPHCGELRSEEEFHASGQAHIPRPLDPNACTDEEWGDYMFFRDNPRGLHHELWIHAAGCRQYFNATRDTLTYEILETYKIGEKPQFTAKAAGEKV
- a CDS encoding sarcosine oxidase subunit beta, coding for MQRYSGFGLFKHSLSHHENWQKMWRTPTPKKVYDVVIVGGGGHGLATAYYLAKEHGITNVAVVEKGWLGGGNTARNTTIVRSNYLWDESAHLYEHAMKLWEGLSQDLNYNVMFSQRGVYNLCHTLQDIRDSERRVSANRLNGVDGELLNAKQVADEIPYLDCSKNTRYPVLGATVQRRGGVARHDAVAWGFARAADALGVDLIQQTEVIGFRKENGVCIGVETNKGFIGAKRVGVVTAGNSGHMASLAGFRLPIESHPLQALVSEPIKPIIDSVIMSNAVHGYISQSDKGDLVIGAGIDGYNGYGQRGSYPVIEHTIQAIVEMFPVLSRVRMNRQWGGIVDTTPDACPIISKTPVPNMFFNCGWGTGGFKATPGSGNVFAASLAKGEMHPLAAPFSIDRFHNGALIDEHGAAAVAH